From a region of the Pseudoxanthomonas sp. X-1 genome:
- a CDS encoding twin transmembrane helix small protein, with protein MNDSLKTLLIVAFLIMIVWNLGAGLYYLLIDRGQTKRTVRSLTWRIGLSVTLFALVVLGIWGGWIKPHGVGG; from the coding sequence ATGAACGACTCGCTCAAGACCCTGCTGATCGTCGCCTTCCTGATCATGATCGTGTGGAACCTCGGCGCCGGCCTGTACTACCTGCTGATCGACCGGGGCCAGACCAAGCGCACCGTGCGCTCACTGACCTGGCGCATCGGCCTGTCCGTGACCCTGTTCGCGCTGGTGGTGCTGGGCATCTGGGGCGGCTGGATCAAGCCGCATGGCGTCGGTGGCTGA